One genomic segment of Gadus chalcogrammus isolate NIFS_2021 chromosome 3, NIFS_Gcha_1.0, whole genome shotgun sequence includes these proteins:
- the LOC130379765 gene encoding ATP synthase subunit d, mitochondrial-like, translated as MAGRRVALKAIDWVSFAERIPANQRSMFNALKTRSDAISAKLTSLPPTPVVIDWSHYKTNVAKAGMVDEFEKKFKALQIPEAADTQTSVITAQEAESNKNALAYVEESKVRIAQYEAQLAKLTNMIPFDQMTVEDLNDTFPETKLDKVKYPYWPHKPIAEL; from the exons ATGGCAGGTCGCAGAGTAGCCCTCAAAGCCATCGACTGGGTGTCGTTCGCCGAGCGCATCCCAGCCAACCAGAGGAGCATGTTCAACGCTCTGAAGACCCGCAGCGATGCCATCTCTGCCAA GCTAACTTCTCTGCCACCGACCCCTGTCGTCATTGACTGGAGCCACTACAAGACTAACGTGGCCAAGGCCGGCATGGTGGACGAGTTTGAGAAGAAG TTCAAGGCTCTGCAGATCCCTGAGGCTGCGGACACCCAGACCAGTGTAATCACTGCACAGGAAGCAGAGTCT AACAAGAATGCATTGGCCTACGTTGAAGAATCCAAGGTCCGCATTGCTCAGTATGAGGCACAG CTGGCCAAGTTAACCAACATGATTCCCTTCGACCAAATGACTGTCGAGGATCTCAATGATACTTTCCCAGAGACCAAGCTGGACAAGGTCAAGTACCCATACTGGCCACACAAGCCCATTGCTGAGCTGTAA